The following proteins come from a genomic window of Phycodurus eques isolate BA_2022a chromosome 9, UOR_Pequ_1.1, whole genome shotgun sequence:
- the fermt3b gene encoding fermitin family homolog 3b yields MAVWDLSITVEDLGPDAPPVSLSVTSELHVGGVILKLVEKTPIQRDWSDHALWWEQKQRWLLRTSWTLEKYGIHADARLLFMPQHKPLRLGLPNGITLRLCACFSNPVFQTVMDICSLLNIRHPEELSLLQPVEEKKKKKEKNSAEEIFDLTAVPLSSATRPSLYNGMPAHFAGSPQLEAIYKMLSIPQPPPAPEVIIKQYRPVSVVDKAHINGRWLDSSRSLMQQGIQENDRLWLRFKYFAFYDIEPKYDVVRLTQLYEQARWAILLEDIDCTEEEMMLFGALQYHISKVSQSEPQTMNSAAAMDDLESALQSLEVKMEGESSSASELLDNMTAPELNDYLKIFRPKRLTLKGYKQHWFKFQDTSICYFKSKDESIGEPIQQINLKGCEVAPDVNMAAQKFLIRLLIPAPEGMNEVYLRCENEEQYARWMAACRLASKGKTLADSSFHSEIRSIRSFLAMQTTSSSSHGNAAATDESMNTHSLVSPRYHKKYKTKQLTPRILDAYQNVAQLSVVDAVSRFLQIWQALPDFGLSYVVVRFKGSRKDEVLGIAPNRLIRIDLGVGDVVKTWRYNNMKQWNVNWDIRQVAIEFEGNINIAFSCVTADCKIVHEFIGGYIFMSTRSRDKSDKLNEELFHKLTGGHEAL; encoded by the exons ATGGCAGTGTGGGACCTGTCCATCACAGTGGAGGACCTGGGGCCTGACGCCCCACCTGTCAGCCTCAGTGTGACCTCTGAGCTCCACGTGGGAGGCGTCATCCTCAAACTGGTGGAGAAGACAC CTATCCAGCGTGACTGGTCGGATCACGCCCTGTGGTGGGAGCAGAAGCAGCGATGGCTGCTGCGGACATCCTGGACTCTGGAGAAATATGGCATTCACGCCGATGCCCGTTTGCTATTCATGCCGCAGCATAAGCCCTTAAGGCTGGGCCTGCCCAATGGCATCACCCTGAGGCTCTGTGCCTGCTTCTCCAACCCCGTCttccagactgtgatggatatCTGCTCACTGCTCA ACATCCGTCATCCAGAGGAGCTATCACTCCTTCAGCCTgtagaggagaaaaaaaagaagaaggagaagaattCGGCAGAGGAGATTTTTGACCTGACTGCGGTGCCCCTCTCCTCAG CAACCCGGCCCAGTTTATACAACGGCATGCCAGCTCATTTTGCCGGCTCGCCTCAGTTGGAAGCCATCTACAAGATGCTTTCAATCCCTCAGCCTCCCCCCGCCCCTGAAGTCATAATCAAGCAGTACCGCCCAGTGAGCGTGGTGGACAAGGCCCACATCAACGGCAG GTGGTTGGATTCGTCCCGTTCTCTTATGCAGCAGGGCATTCAAGAAAATGACCGTCTGTGGCTTCGCTTCAAATATTTTGCCTTCTATGATATAGAACCCAAG TACGATGTGGTGCGTCTGACCCAGCTGTATGAGCAGGCTCGCTGGGCCATCCTGTTGGAGGATATTGACTGCACAGAGGAGGAGATGATGCTATTTGGAGCTTTGCAG TACCACATCAGCAAGGTGTCACAGTCAGAGCCTCAGACGATGAACTCGGCCGCCGCCATGGACGACCTTGAGTCGGCGCTTCAGTCCCTGGAGGTTAAGATGGAGGGCGAGAGCAGCTCTGCCTCCGAGCTGCTG gATAACATGACTGCACCTGAACTTAATGATTACCTGAAGATTTTCAG GCCAAAGAGGTTGACTCTGAAGGGATACAAGCAGCACTGGTTCAAGTTCCAGGACACCTCCATCTGCTATTTCAAGAGCAAAGATGAGAGCATCGGAGAGCCTATTCAACAGATTAACCTCAAAG GCTGTGAAGTGGCGCCAGATGTCAACATGGCAGCTCAGAAGTTCCTCATCAGGCTGCTGATACCAGCTCCTGAGGGCATGAATGAAGTTTATCTCCGCTGTGAAAAT GAGGAGCAGTATGCACGGTGGATGGCTGCATGTCGCCTGGCCTCCAAAGGCAAGACCctggccgacagcagcttccACAGTGAGATACGTAGCATCCGCTCCTTCTTGGCAATGCAAACCACCAGCTCAAGTTCTCATGGCAATGCAGCCGCTACAGACGAAAGCATGAACACCCACAGTTTGGTGTCACCCCGCTACCATAAGAAGTACAAAACCAAACAG CTGACTCCTCGTATCCTGGACGCGTACCAGAATGTGGCTCAGCTCTCAGTGGTCGATGCAGTCTCTCGCTTCCTGCAGATCTGGCAGGCCCTGCCTGACTTTGGCCTCTCATATGTAGTAGTCAG GTTCAAAGGAAGCCGTAAAGACGAGGTACTAGGCATTGCTCCCAACCGTCTGATCCGCATCGACCTCGGTGTGGGTGACGTGGTGAAGACTTGGCGTTACAACAACATGAAGCAGTGGAATGTCAACTGGGACATTCGACAG GTGGCCATTGAGTTTGAGGGGAACATCAACATCGCCTTCAGCTGCGTGACAGCCGACTGCAAAATTGTTCATGAGTTCATCGGGGGCTACATCTTCATGTCGACACGAAGTCGCGACAAGAGCGACAAGCTCAACGAGGAGCTCTTCCACAAGCTGACAGGCGGACACGAGGCGCTCTAG
- the trpt1 gene encoding tRNA 2'-phosphotransferase 1 isoform X3 translates to MESDRGGGRRKTGRRGGDRLHLEEDRDVRLSKSMSYALRHGANHMGLHLSVDGYLFVEDLLAHPQFRSYKLEDVERVVATNDKQRFKSRPHPEDCRLQIRANQGHTLQVTDLELKPVLAGSPDCPAEAVHGSYMYNWSSIQQHGLSRMRRTHIHLAPGLPQENGVISGMRRDCDLAIFIDGTSRENCSRRTSAEPFDSSRQGASCHCDASKRLSNNWSKD, encoded by the exons ATGGAGTCtgacagaggaggaggaagaagaaagacAGGGAGACGTGGTGGCGACAGACTTCATTTGGAAGAG GACAGAGATGTCAGGTTGTCTAAATCTATGTCGTATGCTCTTCGCCATGGAGCCAACCACATGGGTCTACACTTAAGTGTgg ATGGTTACCTGTTTGTGGAGGACCTCCTGGCTCACCCGCAGTTTCGCTCGTACAAACTGGAGGATGTTGAGAGAGTGGTGGCCACAAATGACAAGCAGCGTTTTAAGAGCCGTCCTCACCCAGAAGACTGCCGCTTGCAGATTCGAGCCAATCAGGGACATACATTGCAG GTAACGGATTTGGAGCTCAAGCCGGTTCTGGCTGGGTCTCCTGACTGTCCTGCTGAGGCTGTTCACGGATCCTACATGTACAACTGGAGCTCCATTCAGCAGCACGGCCTGAGTCGCATGAGGAGGACACACATCCATCTGGCCCCAGGCTTGCCACAGGAAAATGGTGTAATAAGTG GTATGAGGAGAGACTGTGATCTAGCTATATTTATTGAT GGAACTTCGAGGGAAAACTGCTCCCGGCGTACTTCAGCCGAGCCATTCGACTCAAGCCGACAA GGAGCATCCTGCCACTGTGATGCCAGCAAAAGATTGAGCAACAATTGGTCAAAAGATTGA
- the trpt1 gene encoding tRNA 2'-phosphotransferase 1 isoform X5, which produces MESDRGGGRRKTGRRGGDRLHLEEDLLAHPQFRSYKLEDVERVVATNDKQRFKSRPHPEDCRLQIRANQGHTLQVTDLELKPVLAGSPDCPAEAVHGSYMYNWSSIQQHGLSRMRRTHIHLAPGLPQENGVISGMRRDCDLAIFIDVRKALADGIEFFWSDNRVLLTTGNFEGKLLPAYFSRAIRLKPTNVSSFFREHPATVMPAKD; this is translated from the exons ATGGAGTCtgacagaggaggaggaagaagaaagacAGGGAGACGTGGTGGCGACAGACTTCATTTGGAAGAG GACCTCCTGGCTCACCCGCAGTTTCGCTCGTACAAACTGGAGGATGTTGAGAGAGTGGTGGCCACAAATGACAAGCAGCGTTTTAAGAGCCGTCCTCACCCAGAAGACTGCCGCTTGCAGATTCGAGCCAATCAGGGACATACATTGCAG GTAACGGATTTGGAGCTCAAGCCGGTTCTGGCTGGGTCTCCTGACTGTCCTGCTGAGGCTGTTCACGGATCCTACATGTACAACTGGAGCTCCATTCAGCAGCACGGCCTGAGTCGCATGAGGAGGACACACATCCATCTGGCCCCAGGCTTGCCACAGGAAAATGGTGTAATAAGTG GTATGAGGAGAGACTGTGATCTAGCTATATTTATTGATGTACGCAAAGCTCTTGCTG ATGGTATTGAGTTCTTCTGGTCAGACAACCGTGTTTTGCTGACAACAGGGAACTTCGAGGGAAAACTGCTCCCGGCGTACTTCAGCCGAGCCATTCGACTCAAGCCGACAA ATGTGTCGTCCTTTTTTAGGGAGCATCCTGCCACTGTGATGCCAGCAAAAGATTGA
- the trpt1 gene encoding tRNA 2'-phosphotransferase 1 isoform X1: MESDRGGGRRKTGRRGGDRLHLEEDRDVRLSKSMSYALRHGANHMGLHLSVDGYLFVEDLLAHPQFRSYKLEDVERVVATNDKQRFKSRPHPEDCRLQIRANQGHTLQVTDLELKPVLAGSPDCPAEAVHGSYMYNWSSIQQHGLSRMRRTHIHLAPGLPQENGVISGMRRDCDLAIFIDVRKALADGIEFFWSDNRVLLTTGNFEGKLLPAYFSRAIRLKPTNVSSFFREHPATVMPAKD; the protein is encoded by the exons ATGGAGTCtgacagaggaggaggaagaagaaagacAGGGAGACGTGGTGGCGACAGACTTCATTTGGAAGAG GACAGAGATGTCAGGTTGTCTAAATCTATGTCGTATGCTCTTCGCCATGGAGCCAACCACATGGGTCTACACTTAAGTGTgg ATGGTTACCTGTTTGTGGAGGACCTCCTGGCTCACCCGCAGTTTCGCTCGTACAAACTGGAGGATGTTGAGAGAGTGGTGGCCACAAATGACAAGCAGCGTTTTAAGAGCCGTCCTCACCCAGAAGACTGCCGCTTGCAGATTCGAGCCAATCAGGGACATACATTGCAG GTAACGGATTTGGAGCTCAAGCCGGTTCTGGCTGGGTCTCCTGACTGTCCTGCTGAGGCTGTTCACGGATCCTACATGTACAACTGGAGCTCCATTCAGCAGCACGGCCTGAGTCGCATGAGGAGGACACACATCCATCTGGCCCCAGGCTTGCCACAGGAAAATGGTGTAATAAGTG GTATGAGGAGAGACTGTGATCTAGCTATATTTATTGATGTACGCAAAGCTCTTGCTG ATGGTATTGAGTTCTTCTGGTCAGACAACCGTGTTTTGCTGACAACAGGGAACTTCGAGGGAAAACTGCTCCCGGCGTACTTCAGCCGAGCCATTCGACTCAAGCCGACAA ATGTGTCGTCCTTTTTTAGGGAGCATCCTGCCACTGTGATGCCAGCAAAAGATTGA
- the trpt1 gene encoding tRNA 2'-phosphotransferase 1 isoform X2, with translation MESDRGGGRRKTGRRGGDRLHLEEDRDVRLSKSMSYALRHGANHMGLHLSVDGYLFVEDLLAHPQFRSYKLEDVERVVATNDKQRFKSRPHPEDCRLQIRANQGHTLQVTDLELKPVLAGSPDCPAEAVHGSYMYNWSSIQQHGLSRMRRTHIHLAPGLPQENGVISGMRRDCDLAIFIDVRKALADGIEFFWSDNRVLLTTGNFEGKLLPAYFSRAIRLKPTRSILPL, from the exons ATGGAGTCtgacagaggaggaggaagaagaaagacAGGGAGACGTGGTGGCGACAGACTTCATTTGGAAGAG GACAGAGATGTCAGGTTGTCTAAATCTATGTCGTATGCTCTTCGCCATGGAGCCAACCACATGGGTCTACACTTAAGTGTgg ATGGTTACCTGTTTGTGGAGGACCTCCTGGCTCACCCGCAGTTTCGCTCGTACAAACTGGAGGATGTTGAGAGAGTGGTGGCCACAAATGACAAGCAGCGTTTTAAGAGCCGTCCTCACCCAGAAGACTGCCGCTTGCAGATTCGAGCCAATCAGGGACATACATTGCAG GTAACGGATTTGGAGCTCAAGCCGGTTCTGGCTGGGTCTCCTGACTGTCCTGCTGAGGCTGTTCACGGATCCTACATGTACAACTGGAGCTCCATTCAGCAGCACGGCCTGAGTCGCATGAGGAGGACACACATCCATCTGGCCCCAGGCTTGCCACAGGAAAATGGTGTAATAAGTG GTATGAGGAGAGACTGTGATCTAGCTATATTTATTGATGTACGCAAAGCTCTTGCTG ATGGTATTGAGTTCTTCTGGTCAGACAACCGTGTTTTGCTGACAACAGGGAACTTCGAGGGAAAACTGCTCCCGGCGTACTTCAGCCGAGCCATTCGACTCAAGCCGACAA GGAGCATCCTGCCACTGTGA
- the trpt1 gene encoding tRNA 2'-phosphotransferase 1 isoform X4, producing MESDRGGGRRKTGRRGGDRLHLEEDRDVRLSKSMSYALRHGANHMGLHLSVDGYLFVEDLLAHPQFRSYKLEDVERVVATNDKQRFKSRPHPEDCRLQIRANQGHTLQVTDLELKPVLAGSPDCPAEAVHGSYMYNWSSIQQHGLSRMRRTHIHLAPGLPQENGVISGMRRDCDLAIFIDGTSRENCSRRTSAEPFDSSRQMCRPFLGSILPL from the exons ATGGAGTCtgacagaggaggaggaagaagaaagacAGGGAGACGTGGTGGCGACAGACTTCATTTGGAAGAG GACAGAGATGTCAGGTTGTCTAAATCTATGTCGTATGCTCTTCGCCATGGAGCCAACCACATGGGTCTACACTTAAGTGTgg ATGGTTACCTGTTTGTGGAGGACCTCCTGGCTCACCCGCAGTTTCGCTCGTACAAACTGGAGGATGTTGAGAGAGTGGTGGCCACAAATGACAAGCAGCGTTTTAAGAGCCGTCCTCACCCAGAAGACTGCCGCTTGCAGATTCGAGCCAATCAGGGACATACATTGCAG GTAACGGATTTGGAGCTCAAGCCGGTTCTGGCTGGGTCTCCTGACTGTCCTGCTGAGGCTGTTCACGGATCCTACATGTACAACTGGAGCTCCATTCAGCAGCACGGCCTGAGTCGCATGAGGAGGACACACATCCATCTGGCCCCAGGCTTGCCACAGGAAAATGGTGTAATAAGTG GTATGAGGAGAGACTGTGATCTAGCTATATTTATTGAT GGAACTTCGAGGGAAAACTGCTCCCGGCGTACTTCAGCCGAGCCATTCGACTCAAGCCGACAA ATGTGTCGTCCTTTTTTAGGGAGCATCCTGCCACTGTGA
- the zbtb3 gene encoding zinc finger and BTB domain-containing protein 3 gives MEFPQHSQQLLSALRSQRQRGFLCDCTVLVGSSSFLAHRAVLASCSPFFHMFYSDSVGSTGTNSSSRSVTLDSDIVTAAAFSLLLDFVYEGVLQLEKSPPVEDILAAASFLHMNEVVRVCKRSLQRRGPLAEADSTRSEESTGTKRVIETGRQDEGDGGPEPVVTMAADHLNSIAMTTTLSSVSLTTGQSTWESVKSEYRVDACSSEAQLKTPLSPDLADTTQPGMDAPPLLPRADLVQGPAVGQSTQESGGSYRLSASSHGEGSALCTPCSTTETYSINQQPSSSSLVSDVHASCPSAVGPQSEFYNSLAHEKEAQTGLSDCERRGTAGGEQHTVMVVHAQKELTLSRSHSQFQIQSAFSLQRGGQNSTLQTPQKVVAPEMETSGRAHPLIGLATVDNDGDNAKVKVEAIVISDEEQEEEKEECKVSEPVMEVDEDFEDDIQDEELNTLSSRHITSDYTFPLSPSSASSVSASFLPPPSRTQQHSDHTPFLTDFQDTMGGIVEDVPTCCVCGKTFSCTYTLRRHAIVHTRERPYECRYCYRSYTQSGDLYRHIRKAHDQTSRPKRSKTDVENPKRAQPPPPPLS, from the exons ATGGAGTTTCCTCAGCATTCCCAGCAGCTGCTCTCAGCTCTGCGCTCCCAGCGGCAGCGTGGCTTCCTGTGCGACTGCACCGTCTTGGTGGGGTCATCCAGTTTCCTGGCTCATCGAGCTGTTCTGGCCTCCTGCTCACCTTTCTTCCACATGTTTTACTCGGATTCTGTCGGCAGCACCGGTACAAACTCTTCCAGCCGCTCTGTCACACTTGACAGCGACATTGTCACGGCAGCCGCCTTCAGCCTGCTCCTGGACTTTGTTTATGAAGGGGTGCTTCAGCTGGAGAAGTCTCCGCCGGTGGAGGATATATTAGCAGCGGCTAGCTTCCTGCACATGAACGAGGTGGTGAGGGTGTGCAAAAGGAGTCTGCAGAGACGAGGGCCTCTGGCTGAGGCGGATAGCACTCGCTCTGAGGAGAGCACTGGGACAAAGAGGGTAATAGAAACAGGGAGGCAGGATGAAGGGGATGGTGGACCTGAGCCTGTAGTAACTATGGCAGCAGATCACTTGAATTCCATTGCCATGACAACAACCCTCTCATCAGTGTCCCTAACGACTGGACAGAGTACATGGGAGTCTGTCAAGTCTGAGTACAGGGTTGATGCGTGTTCATCGGAGGCACAACTTAAGACTCCCCTGAGTCCTGATCTTGCTGATACCACGCAGCCTGGCATGGATGCCCCTCCTCTGTTACCCCGTGCAGACTTGGTGCAAGGACCCGCTGTGGGACAGTCTACACAGGAGTCAGGAGGTTCCTACAGGTTGAGTGCGAGCAGTCATGGTGAAGGCTCAGCTCTCTGCACTCCATGCAGCACAACTGAGACATACAG CATCAACCAGCAGCCTTCCTCATCTTCCCTGGTCTCAGATGTCCATGCTAGCTGTCCATCAGCGGTTGGTCCCCAATCAGAATTCTATAACTCACTGGCCCATGAGAAGGAAGCTCAAACAGGACTTTCAGACTGTGAGCGCAGAGGTACTGCAGGGGGAGAGCAACACACAGTCATGGTTGTGCATGCACAAAAGGAGTTGACACTTTCACGTTCACATTCCCAATTTCAAATCCAGAGTGCCTTCTCACTCCAACGTGGCGGCCAGAACTCCACGCTTCAGACTCCTCAAAAGGTGGTTGCCCCCGAGATGGAGACAAGTGGAAGGGCTCATCCTCTTATAGGATTAGCGACTGTGGACAATGATGGTGACAATGCAAAAGTCAAAGTGGAGGCTATTGTTATTTCTGATGAGgaacaggaggaggaaaaagaggaaTGCAAAGTGAGCGAGCCAGTGATGGAAGTGGACGAGGACTTTGAAGATGACATCCAGGATgaggagctgaacacactctcCTCCCGCCACATAACTTCCGACTACACCTTTCCTCTCTCCCCTTCATCCGCTTCTTCGGTGTCCGCCTCGTTCCTTCCTCCACCGTCCAGGACACAGCAACACTCGGACCACACACCCTTTTTAACAGACTTCCAGGACACTATGGGAGGCATTGTGGAGGATGTCCCAACGTGCTGCGTCTGTGGCAAAACCTTCTCATGCACGTACACGCTAAGACGCCACGCCATCGTGCACACGAGAGAGCGCCCCTACGAGTGCCGCTACTGCTACCGCAGTTACACGCAGTCCGGAGATCTCTACCGACACATTCGCAAGGCTCACGACCAAACATCGCGACCCAAACGCAGTAAGACTGATGTGGAGAACCCGAAACGGGcacaaccaccaccacccccgcTTAGCTAA
- the rnaseh2c gene encoding ribonuclease H2 subunit C has protein sequence MSCYSIVTHVDASSAGQAPREPLHLIPCEIEHNGPAQISQYFNAAMKDHKHEKTASFRGRGLKGQEIICPQGYTGLVLKEINKPGSDQEDRTLKVTSVFDKLTYWNLETPPNSDDAVVMAMDWPELAEVIHGAVED, from the exons ATGTCCTGTTACAGCATTGTGACTCATGTTGATGCATCATCTGCGGGCCAGGCTCCTCGAGAACCACTGCACCTGATCCCCTGTGAGATTGAACACAATGGGCCTGCACAGATTTCACAGTACTTCAACGCTGCCATGAAGGACCACAAACACG AGAAGACTGCTTCATTCCGGGGTCGTGGCCTAAAAGGGCAGGAAATCATCTGTCCACAAGGCTACACTGGACTGGTGCTCAAGGAGATCAATAAGCCTGGTTCGGATCAGGAG GACAGGACCCTGAAGGTGACTTCCGTGTTTGACAAGCTGACCTACTGGAACCTCGAGACTCCTCCTAACTCAGACGATGCGGTTGTTATGGCGATGGACTGGCCTGAGCTTGCTGAAGTG ATTCATGGAGCAGTGGAAGACTGA